A region of the Peromyscus leucopus breed LL Stock chromosome X, UCI_PerLeu_2.1, whole genome shotgun sequence genome:
TTTTGAGAAAAGCTAAAATTTATTTCTGGGGATCAAGGAAAGAAATGTACTCTATGGGCCTCATGAAATGGGTTGGTGGGTAAGGGCACTTATCATCAAGACCAATGACGAGTTCAATTCCTGTGACCCatacggtggaaggagagaaccaactccggCAAGTATGTCCTCTGACCTGTAGtccccccataaataaataaacataacaaaaaatgtACTTTGTGTAAAACACAAAGTATTGTTTTCATACAGTTGTTTGGATGCacgttgttttttaattattattttttaactgaatatgcatgagtgttttgcctgcatatacgtTTGGGCACCATGTTCATGTCTTGTGTCCCTGAAGGTGagaaaaaggcattggatcccctagaactggagttacaggtggtggtgagctgccatgtgggtgctgggaatggaacctgggtcctctggaagaacagtcagtgctcttaactgctgagtcattaaTCTAGCCCCTGGATATATTTTCTAATATGCATCAAAGAAATCAACAGTTTAATCAGAAGAAAACTGgtaaaaacaacagaacaaatgGTTTAGTGAAGACTCACTAAAGGAAATAATACTTCATCCAAAGTCTGCTGCTCAGTTCCTCATCCGCTGGGGATCAATAAATGCTAATCTATTGTTAAGAGGgcacagatattttaaaatggaaatgaaacttTCCTACTTTGAAGCTTCTAGGTTTCTGTTTATTAGAAAATTCTGCGCAAGGAGCTGGCCTCAGTGGTGCATATCTTTActcccaggattcaggaggctgaagcaggaggatcataagttctaGGTTAGCCTGGGCCATAAAGGaagactctgttttaaaaacccaaccaatcaaccaaccaaatgaAAATTCTGCATAaaatacacaatgagaccctacTGAAAGGTGTATTGAGACTGAATACTGGTTTTAATAGGAAAGAAATGTCTGTATTGCAATGCTCTAACCTGTAGTATGGACCAAACAGGAAAGCTGTACGTGCGAGGCATTTTGTTATTCTCTGTAGGTTCACACTGACTCCACATATAGGACCAGCTCTGAGCTGCGGCCCAGAAAAGGGTTCAGATTCATAGTACAGTATTTGGGAAACCTAGCAGTGTCAAGGAGAAGCATGGCCGAGGGAAAGATGCATGGTAGAGTGCAGTCTGGAAGAGTTAAATCCTAACAGTAAATGAGTAGCTGTGTAATTAACCTCCTTAAGCCTCActtttctcatttgtgaaatgAGTTCCATGCCTTGAGGGACTGCTGCATGGATTAGAGagggcatgcacacatacacacatacacgttcTATCTGGTTCAGTATCTAATGCTCAACAAAAAATGGCAGAGGTATTATTAGGAACTCAAATGAACAGTCCTATATAAAAACTCTGAGGACCAATATAACTGAGGTACAACATCAGCATAGTTTTTCTGGGCTCAGGACTAGATTTAGATTATTCACTGGACCTAAATGAAAAGTTCTAAAATAACTTGATGTGTTAGAGAAGAAAGCACATGCAAATGTCAGGGCAGTGGAAAGAGTACAAGGTAACAGGCCTGAAACTTACGCCGCTCTTCTCGGTGCCTCTCGGTCTCTGCAAAGTACTGGCGGAGCTCCTCGGTGATTTCCATATTGCTCAAGTCGCATTCTACTTCGTTATCTGAATCGGACTCCATCTCTTCGTCTTCATCTTCTCTTGTGGAGGCCTGGGTTCTACTGCTATCACACAGAGGCTGCCCAGAGCTTTGGAGATGTGAAACACTGTAGGGAGGCTCCTGCCAGGCCatgtgctggccttgaacattcCACGGATGCCTAGCCTCATAAGCAAGAGAGTTCCATGGAAGAACTCCATGAGGGGAGAACCACGGGGACACGAAATGGGAATCCCGGGACTTTCTGTAGGCATTCTGGTGGCTTCGCATCCAAAACATTGCATGATGATAATGTCGCCAGTATCTTGCATATACTGGGTGAGAATACCAAGATGCAGTAGCTCTCCATTTTGATGTCTATGGAATGGACAGACATATAAGACAGACTTCAAATGGACATATAAGACAGACATGGTTCATCCTTTAGAGAATCTTCAAATGTTTAAGCAACTAACCAACAGCTATTTACTGAGTgttatcagttacttttctgttaccatGATAAAAATACAGAAGCAAGAACAGTTTATAGAAGAAAGTGTTAAAGAGGGGTTTGCACTTTCAAAGGGTGAGAGTCCATTATGGCCgggtgttttgtttgtgctctaacaaatacaGCTTGTTTGGAGATCACTGTGGGAGCTAGccaatagaggccaggcagtggcggcggcacacacctttaatctcagcacttgggatctcatgcctttgatcccagtacttgggagatacatgcctttaatcccagggctgggaggagaaaacaggaagtgatgaggcAGGGGTGCAGAGGAGCTTGGCTcccttcagtctgaggatttcgttagaggtaagaagtctttccaCTGGCTGGCTGTTTtgcctctctgatttttcagttttcacGCTGCTATCTGACTCCGGTTTTTATtcttaagaccaattagaatttgcgcTGCAGCTGGGAGGTATGGCAGCAAGCAGCTGACACAGGAGCctgagcagaaagctgagagatcacatcttcaaccataAACTTGAaggagagagtgaactggaagtgggaCAAGGCTATACATTCTCAAAGCCCCCTCCAAGTGatgtactttctccagcaaggctccactctctgataaccttcccaaacagtgtcaccaaaCCGGGGATCAAGTGTTCATCAGCCTAGAGGGAACAgtgctcattcaaaccactgcactaATCTACCGAATACCTACTTTCCATGAGGATGCTACtaagttaaagaaagaaagaaagaaagagagagagagagagagagagagagagagagagagagagagagagagaaaggaaaggaaggaaggaagggagggagggagggagggagggagggagaaagaaagaaagaaagaaagaaagaaagaaagaaagaaagaaagaaagaaagaaagaaagaaagaaagaaagaaaggaaggaagaaagaaagaaagagtgtaaAATAGGTTTGTACCCACGCCAGGGAGcaaatgtaatatttttcctAAGTTACCCACAGGACTATAGCTGAAGGTTATGGAGGCTTATATGATATGATGGTTAATGTTGACAACGTCATAGGATCTAGAATCGATCGAGAGGTAGCTTTAGATTCTCCTGGgggggggattatcttgattatgttaattgagtCAGGAAGACCTGTCCAGTaggtggcaccatttcctggcAAGGATTCTAGACTGTATAAATGGAACAGAAGCATGCATTCATCACCCCATGCTCCTGACTGTATATGCAACATTACTGCCATGATGAATTGGATCTCTGAACTGGGggccaaaattattttttttctcccttaagttgcttttatctgagtattttatcataacaataggaAAAGAAACCATGACATTGAGGACAGAGacaaataatgttttctttaaaaatgctttcataTGATTCACAATATTTCGAGTAAGAgttcattttaagtttttattagtatatgtaATAACAGTTTCAAGGACAACAACTTCATACttgtacataatgtattttgatcgtaTTCACCCCATTACCCTCTttcacccccccccactcctaATGCTGTTCTTCCCAACTAGTCCTATTTCTACTTtactgcttgtttttgtttttttgtaagaCAAGAAAAAGTTCCTGACATCTGTCATTTTGGCTATCTGCACTAGCTCCAAGTTAGAAATGGCCTGCCAATTCTAATGATCACACTAGCCTCTGgttccttttcttgtttcctaCTAATCTTCTGGCTTACTCCACTCCTCGATGTCTGAGACATATATCTAAGACGTAGAAGATGGTGCTTTAATTTTTAGTTGTCTGATAGACAGGCTGAGTGTCCCTTATCTGAAATGCTGGGGCCAGAAGTGTTTCAGATCTCAGTGGCGGTTGGaatgtctgcatatatatatatatatttcactggAAATCCACAATCTGCACTACCTCAAAATCTGAAATAGGTAGTGTGTTATGTTGGAGTACATACACTTTTGGACTCTGAGTGTTTGGATCTGTGATACTCGGACTCCTTTTCCTTGGCTCAGCACTGTAAAACGGGCCCATCAAGGACTGCTAGGAGTTAAACATAGGAtgctgtgcatgctgggcaagtgctctaccacggagctTTGTCCCCATCCCAGAGGTCAAAAAAGACTAACTTTACCAAATTCCTAAGAAAACTAGGTAACCTTACCATTGCTGCTATCTCTGACAGCCAAAGTCCAAGTGGGCcctgaaagacaaacacagtatgaaCATTTCATCAGCACTGCTATAAGACAGTCACAGCTACTTCATGGTCTTCAGAACAGCTCGTAAGAGGTTGCCCCTTACCAGCATCACGCCTGATCTTCATGCAACAAGAACCTGTCATCTGGCTTGTGACCTCGTGGTCTGGGGAAGAGCAATCCCCTTAGGTATAACTGAGTCAAAGGACCATGCCTGCTCGTGTATTCAACTACTTGTTTACTGAAAggaaagtctataaaaataacTACATAATTTAGTATGTGTATACAAATAATGTATGGAGCATGGGCTTCAAGCTTACAATATTATTTTACTAGTTTTAAGCACAGGCTAATGtctatttaaaataactttggttctctttttccttttgaacactttttttttttggttttttgagacagggtttctctgtgtagctttgcacctcttgctctgtagaccaggctggccttgaactcacagagatatggtgcctcttgcctcccaagtgctgggacttatttcttattcattatgtatgtgggtgtgctgtgtgtgccatggcacgtGTGTGTGCGCAAGTCACATGTGaatgagtcagttctcttttttcctgtggGCTCCAGGATTGACTCAGGTTGTCAAGTGTGGTGCTATGTAGGCACCTTGACCCAtggggccatcttgccagcccaatcTTGAGGCATGAGAAGAGACTATCTTTCTGactgactggaagcctctgttaGGTCTTGCCTTAAGTTTGGGACTTGTAGGAGCCTCTTCAAACAAGAGgattctccagcctccactttggttttggtttcataGGATATTCTTTCCCTAATCATCCTGCTTCCTTGCAGGAGGCTCCCGAGGCATGGCCTGATCTAACAGCTTCTGCCCAAGAGCTCTGCCCTGCAGTACTGTTCCTTTTCCTACTACCTAGCCACCGGTGTGCTTATGTCCACTCACTCATCCATTGAATGACCTATCTAAAAAGTGAGGTCTCAGCTCCACCTGCACATCTTTTACAAGCCATTTAAAATAAAGGTTCGGGCGGTTGGGACCGCTCAGCAGGTAGACGTGCTTACCACACAAGActgatgacctggaactcatagtgGACAAAgatttccacaagttgtcctctgaccttggcctgtacacaccacaccacacaccacacacacacacacacacacacacacacacacacacaaattataaattaaaagttaatttccTCTCCTTGGTTAGAGTTTCTAAAATGTCTGGCAACACCAGAAAGTACTTCTAAAATAGTtgcatcaggcatggtggtacatgcctgtaattccaaaacttgggaggctgaggcaggaggattatcatgaggtcaaggtcagtctggactacagagatattgtgtcaaaacaaacagataaacaattaaacaaaaaaaaatcttaaaatgtacaTAACTTTAAGATCGtatgaaacaaaaacacaaactatGTGATACTTAAGTTTTTAGAACCTTTAGAAATCAGATCCCAAAGAAACCCCATTTGTCTTACTTAACTAGAAGACAAGACTCCAAAAAAGCCCCAAACTATTCAAAATCAAGCTGACCTATTTTGTGACTTCAGTGAAATTTTTTCATGAGTATGTTAAAAAACGAAGATGTCACATTGTCTATCCTTGCTTTCAGATTTATCTTAGAGAGAATCATTCATAATGAAATGTAACAAGCTTTCAAGTAGGGCATTGCTAAGAGGGTCGCCATGACCTTCTGCAGACTTCTCTTAAACACACATACCTCCCTGCATTCAGGGATATGCACACAGGCAGTGGATGGAAACCGAGAGAAAGTTATCAAATGCAGTAAGGGTGTAAGCTGAATTGATCTTTTCAACTCTAATTTAAAGGTTTCAAATAGGGTCCATTTCCTGGAAACACAGTTAGCAGCTAATGCTCTTTATGGGCTACGGAGGAAATAGAAAATAGTCCGTAATTGGGTATGTTACcatccaacaaaataaaatgcaaatgcaaTTATGGTAGAAATCAGTGCACACCTAAGTGCTCAACTGCAAGGAAGCCTGTAAGTGTGGCTAATTCACTAAAGCCAGGTTTCATATTTCCATCAATGAAGCCTGAAGAGCTTTCAGTTCCGGCAGCCCACAATGACATCGACGTGAACTCTAGTGAACGAGTGTCTTAATCAAATCTGTTTTCTAGGTTAACAAAGAGCATAGGAATTAAATACGAAAAGTCCAAGAGTCAGCATGTGTCATCTGGAAATAAAGAGCTTTGCATCTCTTAGTTGGGTGTGGCGAggtagtacatgcctgtgatcccagttcTCATGAGTCTGAAGCAGaatagaaagtttgaggccagaattGGCTACATTAGCaagctccagaccagcctgagctatataggtgtccaaaaaaaaaaaaaaaaaaaagtaaaacaaagcaaactgcTTGGGATCTAGACTTCATTCCATGCCTTACAAATGACAGAAGCGGGTCAAGTCTGATAATCTCAAACGTAATATAAACCCCATTGTGAATGAACATTTATTATAGGTCAAATCTTGTTTTGACTTGTAATTGGGAAGATCCAATCTGGCCTTAAAGGTACTAGCACATTCTGAAAATCTATGAGACAGCTGAGGCTCTTCTGCTACAGCTAGATGTTTAGGTAGAAGAGGTTTAAGGGTAATTAGTGACATTTTCCCAGCAGCTAAAATGCCAATGGCTATGATTAAAAGGGGCTTCAAACGGGTTCTAGTTTGCACAGAGGTTGCTTATGATTTGGGTTCAACAAATAATTAGGTAGCAGGGTTGTAGTGATACTATGCTCACTCTAAGCATTTCTGCAAGCCAGACGCCAGGAAAACCATCTTTGCTCACTAAAGAAATTGAGTTCCCAACCAGAAATGGTTCATGTTGAGCCTGGTGTCTCACCACCTAGAAGATAACCTAAGATAACTAATCAAATTCTGTCATTCATGCTGAGGGGAGAGCCATGGTCCCTGTGCaagctaagcaagcactctacagaGTTCTAGACCAGGTCCAGCTACCAGACACTTTGAAGACTTAGGCCATAAAGGAAAGAGACCATTTATGTCAATGATGGACCATAGGAACTTCAAAAgcaattttgtttggttttgaatacCAAGTAGAAGAGGAATTCAATTCATTTTGGCCACTGgaataattaaaatcaaattgCTGCCATCCTTCAGAGTAGTGTCAGTGGGGCTGGATATCAGAAATGTTGACATCACCCTAGGCTTTGATACTTTTACTTCCTGAATTCCCAAACCATATTCTTTTAATGTTAGGATCCCCAAGATCCTAAAGATATTCAAATGAATAAttctgaagagtttgaagatttGCATTTACAAATTAATCTTTCAAACTCAAataaggccaggcggtggtggtgcatgcctttaatcccagtactcaggaggcagaggcaggtggatctccatgagttcaagaccagactggtctacaaagcgagatccaggacaggcaccaaaactacacagagaaaccctgtctttaaaaaacaaaaacaaaacaaaacaaaaaaaaacaaaaaacaaaaaaactcaaataaGATAAAGCACAGAGAAACACGCTGAAGGAATAGCAATTTGCACTGAGCTTTATATAATTATTAGCTCAGTATTTCTAGTATCACTCTTCATATTTTATGCTAGCATTTTCAGTAAAGGTGCAGGAAATATTTTAGGGTTGTGGGTCACATATAATCATTTTTACATAACGTTCatctttgcttaaaaaaaaatccaacaaaacaaGCCCCCtcccacatttttaaaacattaaaatcagTTCCTAGCATCCTGTTGACTACAGTTTTAGGTTAATATGATAATATTATGTTCTACCCCTACTATATTGAGCATTCCAAATGTTCTTCACTTTCTATTTGGAAGTCAATGGAGGAATCATGtaattcttatatattttacaaattattAGGCTCTACATAAGACtagcagaaacaagaaagaaattagcATCAACTCTAATCTTGCTAAGTGATTCCTACTATTTggggcaaaagaagaaaaatgtttccaTGAATAAGTAAGGAAATCGGaacatttattaaaattcttCATAGATATTGAAAGACTTAATTAAAAGCACCAAcaagggctacagagatggctcaggagttaagagcacttgctgctcttgcagagaatgggttcgattcccagaacccacataggagctcacaaccatctgtaactccagctccaggggaatcccatgtgtcttctggcttccttgggtgtagtgcacttacatacatgcggtccaa
Encoded here:
- the Gemin8 gene encoding gem-associated protein 8; amino-acid sequence: MTSKWRATASWYSHPVYARYWRHYHHAMFWMRSHQNAYRKSRDSHFVSPWFSPHGVLPWNSLAYEARHPWNVQGQHMAWQEPPYSVSHLQSSGQPLCDSSRTQASTREDEDEEMESDSDNEVECDLSNMEITEELRQYFAETERHREERRRQQQLDTERLENYVNADHGLYYNHHRSAEPPSEKPGERRQAEMKHLYGDSAPKILAMEAAVQLSFDKCCDKKQPKYWPVIPLKF